The Chryseobacterium nakagawai genome has a segment encoding these proteins:
- the lpxB gene encoding lipid-A-disaccharide synthase, with amino-acid sequence MKYYIIAGEASGDLHGSNLMKALKQKDSNAEFRFWGGDLMKDQGGTLVKHYRDLAFMGFLEVVMNLRTILNNIKFCKEDIQNNRPDVLILVDYPGFNLRIARFAKELGIKVVYYISPQLWAWKEGRVETVKKYVDEMMVILPFEEEFYRKHGVHSHFVGHPLLDAISDLEEINIDGFKKENGLNEKEIIALLPGSRKQEVEKMLEIMLSVRPHFKNYQFVIAGAPSLPKEFYEKYVDDNVHFVSNRTYDLLRCSKAALVTSGTATLETALLNIPEVVCYRGSAVSYAIAKRLVKNINYISLVNLIMDREVVKELIQSDLNTKNLVAELNKILEGGKREQVLNDYSLLREKLGGSGASDHAAEVILKV; translated from the coding sequence ATGAAATATTACATTATTGCAGGAGAGGCTTCCGGTGATCTTCATGGAAGTAATTTGATGAAAGCTCTTAAACAAAAGGATTCAAATGCGGAGTTCAGATTTTGGGGCGGCGATCTGATGAAAGATCAAGGCGGAACATTGGTAAAACATTATCGTGATCTTGCATTCATGGGATTTTTGGAAGTAGTCATGAACCTGAGAACGATTTTAAATAATATTAAATTCTGTAAAGAAGATATTCAGAACAACAGACCTGATGTCTTAATTCTGGTGGATTATCCGGGGTTTAATCTTAGGATTGCCAGGTTTGCCAAAGAATTGGGTATTAAGGTGGTTTATTATATTTCACCACAACTTTGGGCCTGGAAAGAAGGTAGAGTAGAGACTGTTAAAAAATATGTGGATGAAATGATGGTAATTCTTCCGTTTGAGGAAGAATTTTACAGAAAACATGGTGTACATTCACACTTTGTTGGGCACCCTTTGCTGGATGCAATCTCTGATTTAGAGGAAATCAATATTGATGGTTTTAAGAAAGAAAATGGATTGAACGAAAAAGAAATCATAGCACTTTTACCAGGCTCCAGAAAACAGGAGGTTGAAAAAATGCTTGAAATCATGCTTTCTGTAAGGCCACATTTTAAAAACTATCAGTTTGTTATTGCCGGAGCTCCTAGTCTTCCTAAAGAATTTTATGAGAAATATGTGGATGATAATGTACACTTTGTTTCAAATAGAACGTATGATCTGCTGAGATGCTCAAAGGCCGCTCTCGTAACTTCCGGAACAGCCACATTAGAAACGGCTTTGCTGAATATTCCTGAAGTGGTTTGTTATCGCGGAAGTGCCGTTTCCTATGCTATTGCCAAAAGATTGGTTAAAAATATCAACTATATTTCATTAGTGAACCTTATCATGGATCGGGAAGTAGTGAAAGAGCTTATTCAAAGTGATCTTAATACAAAAAATCTGGTAGCAGAACTCAACAAAATTTTAGAAGGAGGAAAAAGAGAGCAGGTTCTGAACGACTATAGCCTTTTGAGAGAAAAGCTTGGGGGGAGCGGAGCCAGTGATCATGCAGCTGAGGTCATTTTAAAAGTCTGA
- a CDS encoding DUF2480 family protein — translation MSEEFEIRNKVAESGLVNFDLTTLLPKGERKGIDLKDFLFQEMILKEKDFREKVEAINVEEYRDCYLYIYNSVDTIIPLWAYFVLTAKLTDVSKKIVFGNREDLEVILMHNAIQTYDFEDMRGKRVLVKGCSDKEIPENAYIELVEQLKPIVKSLMFGEACSNVPIIKN, via the coding sequence ATGTCAGAAGAATTTGAAATCCGAAATAAAGTTGCTGAAAGCGGCCTTGTGAATTTTGACCTTACCACTTTGCTTCCAAAGGGGGAAAGAAAGGGTATTGACCTTAAAGATTTTCTTTTCCAGGAAATGATTTTGAAGGAAAAAGATTTCCGTGAAAAAGTGGAGGCCATCAACGTTGAAGAATATAGAGACTGCTACCTTTATATATATAATTCTGTAGATACTATTATTCCGCTTTGGGCTTATTTTGTATTAACGGCTAAGCTTACGGATGTATCCAAAAAAATCGTATTTGGAAACCGTGAAGATTTGGAAGTTATTTTGATGCATAATGCGATCCAGACCTATGATTTTGAAGACATGAGAGGCAAAAGGGTTCTGGTAAAAGGATGTTCAGATAAAGAAATTCCTGAAAACGCTTATATTGAGTTGGTAGAGCAGCTGAAACCTATTGTAAAATCTCTGATGTTTGGAGAAGCGTGCTCTAATGTTCCTATCATAAAGAACTAA
- a CDS encoding DUF937 domain-containing protein: protein MSLLDLLTGNTSNQVAEQAENKFGINRNQVIALLAVATPLIISYLRNKSQDAKEAEALNSALDKDHNGSILNDPSQIEARQAEGGSILDHIFGGQKSTVENQLSQNTGISIDKIGPILAMLAPVVMGYIGQQKQQSNVGAGGLGDLLGGILGSASNQAQAQQSNPLNDILGSVLGNNGQAQSSGNPLNDILGSVLGGGNQQQQGGGGLGSILGNIFGK from the coding sequence ATGAGCTTATTAGACCTACTTACAGGGAACACTAGCAACCAGGTTGCTGAACAGGCTGAAAACAAATTCGGAATCAATAGAAACCAGGTAATTGCTTTATTGGCAGTAGCTACTCCTCTCATCATTTCTTATTTAAGAAATAAATCTCAGGATGCTAAAGAAGCGGAAGCATTAAACAGTGCTTTAGACAAAGACCACAATGGAAGTATCTTAAATGATCCTTCACAAATTGAAGCCAGACAGGCTGAGGGTGGATCTATCCTTGACCACATCTTCGGTGGACAAAAGAGTACAGTAGAAAACCAGCTATCACAAAATACAGGAATTTCAATAGATAAGATAGGGCCTATTCTTGCCATGTTGGCACCTGTTGTAATGGGATATATTGGTCAACAAAAACAACAAAGCAACGTTGGAGCAGGAGGTTTAGGAGACCTTTTGGGCGGAATCTTAGGAAGCGCTTCTAATCAGGCACAAGCTCAACAATCTAACCCATTAAATGACATTCTTGGAAGTGTTTTGGGGAATAATGGACAAGCTCAGTCATCAGGAAATCCATTGAATGATATCTTAGGAAGCGTACTTGGTGGTGGAAATCAGCAACAGCAAGGCGGCGGCGGATTAGGAAGCATCCTTGGAAATATTTTCGGAAAATAA
- a CDS encoding 30S ribosomal protein THX → MGKGDKKSRRGKINSGNYGKRRPRKASKSFVASEEKSKK, encoded by the coding sequence ATGGGAAAAGGAGACAAAAAATCAAGACGAGGTAAGATCAATTCTGGAAACTATGGAAAAAGAAGGCCTAGAAAAGCTTCAAAATCTTTTGTAGCCTCTGAAGAGAAATCTAAAAAGTAA
- a CDS encoding MATE family efflux transporter, with protein sequence MTRYIDFFKKAFRGEETDFTKVNIRSAVLLLAIPMMLEMAMESVFALVDLYFVGHLKESGFAIQTVGLTESVLSIMYSIAIGMSMAATAMVARRIGEKNPEQASRSAAQVLLVSFVITLVLSILGVVYAEEILILMGSRPEAAAYGKDFTRIMMGSSTIIMLLFLINGIFRGAGNAMIAMKSLWIANIANIILCPILIKGFGPIPAMGLTGAALATTIGRSIGVLYQLYHLLVADTQIRIKLPYFKADYGLIKSIIKIATPGIFQFVIASCSWIFLAELVATTGGENASAGYQTALRLMMFFMLPAWGLSNAASTLVGQNMGANEMLRAEQSVMKTVKYNVIFMVIVSLIFVLFGNFLVSFFTQDVEIKNFAKNALHIMSIGFIFYGIGMVMINAFNGAGDTWTPTWVNLFGFWLFQIPLAYFLSKYLEMGPKGVFISIPAAEALITVVAFILFRKGKWKTIKV encoded by the coding sequence ATGACCAGATATATTGACTTTTTCAAGAAAGCCTTTAGAGGAGAAGAAACCGATTTTACGAAGGTAAACATCAGGAGTGCCGTTTTGCTTCTGGCTATACCGATGATGCTAGAAATGGCGATGGAGTCAGTATTTGCACTGGTTGACCTCTATTTTGTGGGACATTTGAAAGAGAGTGGCTTTGCGATTCAGACCGTAGGACTTACGGAGTCTGTGCTTTCCATTATGTACTCTATTGCCATTGGAATGAGTATGGCGGCAACGGCAATGGTAGCGAGAAGAATTGGTGAGAAAAATCCGGAACAAGCTTCCCGGAGTGCCGCACAGGTATTGTTGGTCTCATTCGTAATAACTCTTGTTTTAAGTATTTTAGGTGTTGTGTACGCCGAAGAAATTCTGATCCTGATGGGATCAAGACCGGAGGCAGCTGCCTATGGAAAAGATTTTACGAGAATTATGATGGGAAGCAGTACCATTATTATGCTTTTATTCCTTATCAATGGGATTTTTAGAGGAGCAGGTAATGCCATGATAGCAATGAAAAGCTTATGGATTGCTAATATTGCCAACATCATTCTTTGCCCTATTTTGATTAAAGGCTTTGGACCTATTCCTGCTATGGGCCTTACAGGAGCTGCGTTGGCAACGACTATTGGAAGAAGTATTGGAGTACTCTATCAATTGTATCATCTTTTAGTAGCAGATACACAAATCCGGATTAAGCTTCCTTATTTTAAAGCAGATTATGGGTTAATTAAATCGATCATAAAAATAGCCACTCCGGGAATCTTCCAATTTGTGATTGCATCATGCAGCTGGATCTTCCTTGCAGAGCTGGTAGCCACTACAGGAGGTGAAAATGCCTCTGCAGGTTATCAGACTGCCTTACGATTAATGATGTTCTTTATGCTTCCGGCCTGGGGGCTTAGTAATGCGGCATCCACGTTAGTGGGACAGAATATGGGGGCGAATGAAATGTTGAGGGCAGAACAGTCTGTGATGAAAACGGTAAAATATAATGTGATTTTCATGGTGATCGTAAGTTTAATATTTGTTCTTTTCGGTAATTTCTTAGTGAGCTTTTTTACCCAGGATGTTGAGATTAAGAATTTTGCTAAAAATGCACTTCATATCATGAGTATAGGTTTTATATTCTACGGAATTGGAATGGTGATGATTAATGCCTTCAATGGAGCAGGAGATACATGGACGCCAACATGGGTGAATCTTTTCGGGTTTTGGCTGTTTCAGATTCCCTTAGCTTATTTTCTTTCCAAGTATCTGGAAATGGGACCGAAAGGAGTATTTATTTCAATTCCTGCAGCAGAGGCTCTGATTACGGTTGTCGCTTTTATCTTGTTTAGAAAAGGAAAATGGAAGACAATCAAGGTGTAA
- the aspS gene encoding aspartate--tRNA ligase — protein sequence MFRSHTNGELSLKNLNEEVTLSGWVQTIRDKGFMIWVDLRDRYGITQLVFDQERSSAQLMEEAKKLGREFVIQATGKVIERVSKNPNIPTGEIEILVEKLTILNDSQLPPFTIEDETDGGEELRMKYRYLDIRRNPVKDKLIFRHKMAQKVRNYLSDEGFIEVETPVLIKSTPEGARDFVVPSRMNPGQFYALPQSPQTFKQLLMVGGMDKYFQIVKCFRDEDLRADRQPEFTQIDCEMAFVEQEDVMNVFEGMTKTLIKDITGQEFGDFPRMTFAEAMQKYGNDKPDIRFGMEFVELNELVKGKDFKIFDEAELVVGINVEGCADYTRKQIDELVDWVKRPQVGASGMVWAKFQHDGVKTSSVNKFYNEEDLAKIIEKFGAKEGDLMLILSGNENKVRAQLSALRMELGNRLGLRKGNVFAPLWVVDFPLLEWDEDTERFHAMHHPFTSPKPEDIHLLETDPGKARANAYDMVLNGNEIGGGSIRIFDRDLQSKMFDLLGFSKEEAEAQFGFLMNAFKYGAPPHGGLAFGFDRLVAILDGNEVIRDYIAFPKNNSGRDVMIDAPASIADAQLDELELKLDLKA from the coding sequence ATGTTTCGATCACACACCAACGGAGAGCTATCTCTGAAAAATCTGAATGAAGAAGTTACACTATCAGGATGGGTACAGACTATCCGTGATAAAGGATTTATGATTTGGGTAGATCTTCGAGATCGTTACGGAATTACCCAGCTGGTATTTGACCAGGAGCGTTCTTCTGCACAATTGATGGAAGAAGCTAAAAAATTAGGCCGTGAATTCGTTATTCAGGCTACCGGAAAAGTAATTGAGAGAGTAAGTAAAAATCCTAATATTCCTACAGGGGAAATTGAAATTTTAGTTGAAAAACTAACGATTCTGAACGATTCTCAGCTTCCTCCTTTCACTATTGAAGATGAAACTGACGGTGGAGAGGAATTAAGAATGAAATACCGTTATCTGGATATCAGAAGAAATCCGGTAAAAGATAAATTGATCTTCCGTCACAAGATGGCTCAGAAAGTAAGAAATTATTTATCTGATGAAGGTTTCATCGAAGTGGAAACTCCTGTTTTGATTAAATCTACTCCGGAAGGAGCAAGAGACTTCGTTGTTCCAAGCAGAATGAACCCGGGACAGTTTTATGCATTGCCACAGTCTCCACAGACTTTCAAACAGCTTTTGATGGTAGGTGGAATGGATAAATACTTCCAGATTGTAAAATGTTTCCGTGATGAGGATTTAAGAGCAGACAGACAGCCGGAATTTACACAGATCGACTGCGAGATGGCTTTTGTAGAACAGGAAGATGTAATGAATGTTTTCGAAGGAATGACCAAAACGCTTATCAAAGACATTACAGGTCAGGAATTCGGTGATTTCCCAAGAATGACATTCGCAGAAGCGATGCAGAAATATGGAAATGACAAACCGGACATCCGTTTCGGAATGGAATTCGTAGAGCTTAACGAACTTGTAAAAGGAAAAGACTTTAAGATATTTGATGAAGCTGAATTGGTTGTCGGAATCAATGTAGAAGGATGTGCAGACTATACAAGAAAGCAGATTGATGAACTTGTAGATTGGGTGAAGCGTCCACAGGTTGGAGCTTCAGGAATGGTTTGGGCAAAATTCCAGCATGATGGAGTAAAAACCTCATCAGTAAACAAATTCTACAACGAAGAGGACTTAGCAAAAATCATTGAGAAATTCGGAGCGAAAGAAGGTGACTTAATGTTGATTCTTTCCGGAAACGAAAACAAAGTAAGAGCTCAGCTTTCTGCTTTGAGAATGGAGCTTGGAAACCGCTTAGGATTAAGAAAAGGAAATGTATTTGCACCACTTTGGGTGGTTGACTTCCCTCTATTGGAATGGGATGAGGATACTGAAAGATTCCATGCCATGCACCACCCTTTCACCTCTCCAAAACCTGAAGATATTCACTTATTGGAAACTGATCCCGGAAAAGCAAGAGCCAACGCTTACGATATGGTACTTAACGGTAACGAAATCGGAGGTGGATCTATCAGAATTTTCGACAGAGATCTTCAATCTAAAATGTTTGACCTGTTAGGATTCTCAAAAGAAGAAGCAGAAGCTCAGTTTGGATTCTTAATGAATGCATTTAAATACGGAGCACCACCACACGGTGGTCTGGCATTCGGATTTGACCGTTTAGTAGCTATTCTGGATGGAAACGAGGTAATCAGAGATTATATTGCATTCCCTAAGAACAATTCTGGGCGTGACGTGATGATTGATGCGCCAGCTTCTATTGCTGATGCACAGCTCGATGAATTAGAGTTAAAATTAGATTTAAAAGCATAA
- a CDS encoding adenylosuccinate synthase, translating to MDIVLGLQWGDEGKGKFIDLISENYDIAARFNGGSNAGHSIERNGKRITLKMIPSGIFMQGVQNVIGTGTVLDPVSFKNEILNLKKFDETLHPEKNLIISKKAHFVLPTYKLMDVFMEESPAYTTIGTTKNGIAQAYSNKILRQNVRIGDMYAPDFKERVERILERDYQFLADGGMELPDFESVSKEFFEAVEFLKQFNCTETELFLNKALTEGKTVLGEGSQATLLDIDHGTYPYVTSSSTIASGACSGLGISPKKIGEIYGIAKAYCTRVGNGIFPTELFDEMGEEIRIKGNEFGSNTGRPRRTGWLDLPALRYAVMINGVTQLVLTKADVLSGLKSVAVCTHYELEDGTIETTAGTLPENAKPVFKWLDGWNADFSVIKNSSALPQELMNFLSFLEEEVGVPVTYLSIGPGREEMLKMK from the coding sequence ATGGATATTGTATTAGGACTTCAGTGGGGAGATGAAGGTAAAGGAAAGTTTATTGACCTTATCAGTGAAAATTATGATATTGCAGCCCGCTTTAATGGGGGCTCAAATGCTGGACATAGCATTGAAAGAAATGGGAAAAGAATTACGCTTAAAATGATTCCTTCAGGAATTTTTATGCAAGGGGTACAGAATGTTATTGGGACTGGAACTGTTCTTGATCCTGTAAGCTTTAAAAATGAAATTCTGAATTTAAAAAAGTTTGATGAAACGCTTCATCCGGAGAAAAATTTGATTATTTCTAAAAAGGCTCATTTTGTATTGCCTACGTATAAGCTGATGGATGTTTTCATGGAAGAAAGCCCAGCCTATACAACAATAGGAACAACAAAGAATGGAATTGCCCAGGCGTATTCCAATAAAATTTTAAGACAGAATGTAAGAATCGGGGATATGTATGCTCCGGATTTTAAAGAGAGAGTAGAACGTATTTTAGAGAGAGATTATCAATTTCTTGCTGATGGAGGAATGGAATTGCCCGATTTTGAATCAGTAAGCAAAGAATTTTTTGAAGCCGTAGAATTTTTAAAACAATTCAATTGTACAGAAACTGAATTATTTCTCAATAAAGCTTTAACTGAAGGAAAAACTGTCTTGGGTGAAGGGTCTCAGGCAACATTGTTAGATATTGACCATGGTACTTACCCTTACGTAACTTCTTCTTCTACTATTGCATCAGGAGCTTGCAGCGGATTGGGTATTTCTCCTAAAAAGATCGGTGAGATTTACGGTATTGCCAAAGCATATTGTACAAGAGTAGGAAATGGAATATTTCCAACGGAGCTTTTTGACGAAATGGGTGAAGAAATAAGAATAAAAGGAAATGAGTTTGGTTCCAATACAGGACGTCCGAGAAGAACAGGCTGGCTGGATCTTCCTGCGTTACGATATGCAGTAATGATTAATGGAGTTACTCAATTGGTTCTGACAAAAGCAGACGTTTTAAGTGGATTAAAATCTGTTGCAGTTTGTACTCATTATGAGTTGGAAGACGGAACTATTGAAACCACTGCCGGAACCCTCCCTGAAAATGCTAAACCAGTATTCAAATGGCTGGATGGCTGGAATGCGGATTTCTCAGTAATTAAAAATTCTTCTGCTCTTCCGCAGGAATTGATGAACTTCCTTTCTTTCTTGGAGGAAGAAGTGGGAGTTCCGGTAACGTATCTTTCTATAGGGCCGGGAAGAGAAGAGATGTTGAAAATGAAATAA
- a CDS encoding Crp/Fnr family transcriptional regulator has translation MEELFNYIKKFGLLNTQDELLITEGIQEISVKKGEIFVEAGKVSQKIAFVKEGVFRSLYYNKEGDDFTRYFIYEGRFIGDFQGFTDQLPAHEYIEAITDAVLLVIDLNHFKILEEKIAIWPVLFARIHGFVAENKLKVASIMLNQDAKSRYIHFLNHYPGLANRVPQSMLASYLGVTPSSLSRIRRTINE, from the coding sequence ATGGAAGAACTTTTTAACTATATCAAAAAATTTGGATTACTGAATACGCAGGATGAGCTTCTGATTACGGAAGGAATCCAGGAGATTTCCGTGAAGAAAGGAGAAATTTTCGTAGAGGCAGGGAAAGTAAGTCAAAAGATTGCTTTTGTAAAGGAAGGGGTATTCCGATCTTTGTATTATAACAAAGAAGGAGATGATTTTACCCGTTATTTTATTTATGAAGGCCGTTTTATTGGAGACTTTCAGGGATTTACCGATCAGCTTCCTGCCCATGAATACATAGAAGCGATTACAGATGCTGTTTTACTTGTAATTGACCTCAATCATTTTAAAATATTAGAAGAGAAAATTGCAATATGGCCAGTTTTATTTGCCCGGATTCATGGTTTTGTTGCCGAAAATAAGCTTAAAGTAGCAAGCATTATGCTCAATCAGGATGCAAAATCAAGATATATTCATTTTCTCAATCATTATCCTGGGCTGGCGAATAGAGTTCCACAGTCTATGTTGGCTTCTTATCTTGGGGTGACGCCTTCGTCGCTGAGCAGGATTAGGAGAACTATCAATGAGTAA
- the ku gene encoding non-homologous end joining protein Ku — protein MKAIWNGAIGFGLVNIPIKIYSATETSKLDLDMLDKSDFSNIRFKRVNENTGKEVKWENIVKGYLMDDKYIVLDEQDYEAASPEKTKILSIDQFVKEEEVDSIYFETPYYLEPQKNGENAYRLLLKALEETKMVGIGTFVLRDSEAIGMIRPYNDHILILNKLRFNQEIREYADLKIPARKAPKPAELKMAVSLIKQLSQDFDPAMYKDTYSDDLMKIIKQKAKGKNSKVQKAPAAKEGKVIDLMAQLKASLNTSKSKSAS, from the coding sequence ATGAAAGCAATCTGGAATGGCGCCATTGGCTTCGGTTTAGTAAATATTCCTATTAAAATTTACTCAGCAACGGAGACCAGCAAACTCGACCTTGATATGCTCGATAAATCCGATTTTTCCAATATCCGGTTTAAGAGAGTCAATGAAAATACAGGAAAAGAAGTAAAATGGGAAAATATCGTTAAAGGCTATCTCATGGATGATAAATATATCGTTCTTGATGAGCAGGATTACGAAGCTGCAAGCCCTGAAAAAACAAAGATTCTATCCATTGATCAGTTTGTCAAAGAGGAAGAAGTAGACAGTATTTATTTTGAAACGCCCTATTATCTGGAACCTCAGAAAAATGGTGAAAATGCATACAGGCTTTTGCTAAAAGCTCTTGAAGAAACCAAAATGGTAGGAATCGGAACGTTTGTACTCCGTGACAGTGAAGCTATAGGAATGATACGCCCTTACAATGATCATATACTGATCTTGAATAAGCTAAGATTTAATCAGGAAATAAGAGAGTATGCTGATCTAAAAATCCCGGCCCGCAAGGCCCCAAAACCAGCAGAATTGAAAATGGCAGTAAGTCTTATCAAGCAGCTTTCTCAGGATTTTGATCCGGCAATGTATAAAGATACCTATTCTGATGATCTAATGAAAATCATCAAGCAGAAAGCAAAAGGTAAAAATAGTAAAGTCCAAAAAGCACCGGCTGCAAAAGAAGGTAAAGTGATTGATCTTATGGCCCAGTTAAAAGCCAGTTTAAATACCTCTAAATCTAAATCAGCATCGTAA
- a CDS encoding DNA polymerase ligase N-terminal domain-containing protein encodes MALKDYQQKRKFNETSEPKGKTKKSENKLIFVVQRHAATRLHYDFRLEMEGVLKSWAVPKGPSLDPQDKRLAMMVEDHPYDYKDFEGNIPEGNYGAGQVEVWDSGIYEPLEENSNVSDEKELLKELHAGSLKFTLHGKKLKGEFALVKMKNSEDNAWLLIKHKDEFAESPYNAEENISPKSLVTKFLEEKKSLKTNEKKKS; translated from the coding sequence ATGGCACTCAAAGATTATCAACAAAAGCGTAAGTTCAATGAAACAAGTGAACCTAAAGGAAAAACGAAAAAGAGTGAAAACAAACTGATCTTCGTTGTTCAAAGACATGCTGCTACCCGACTTCACTATGATTTCCGTCTGGAAATGGAAGGTGTCTTAAAGAGTTGGGCTGTTCCAAAAGGGCCCTCTTTAGACCCTCAGGATAAACGCCTGGCTATGATGGTGGAAGATCATCCTTATGATTACAAGGATTTTGAAGGGAATATTCCTGAAGGAAATTACGGAGCAGGACAAGTGGAAGTGTGGGATAGTGGAATTTACGAACCTTTGGAAGAAAACAGCAATGTTTCTGATGAAAAAGAATTGTTGAAAGAACTGCATGCTGGCTCCTTAAAATTTACCTTACATGGAAAAAAATTGAAGGGTGAATTTGCTTTGGTTAAAATGAAAAATTCTGAAGACAACGCATGGTTGCTTATTAAGCATAAAGATGAATTTGCAGAAAGCCCTTATAATGCTGAAGAAAATATCTCTCCAAAATCTTTAGTCACCAAATTCCTTGAGGAAAAAAAAAGCCTAAAAACAAACGAAAAAAAGAAATCATAA